A window of Macrotis lagotis isolate mMagLag1 chromosome X, bilby.v1.9.chrom.fasta, whole genome shotgun sequence contains these coding sequences:
- the CCIN gene encoding calicin has protein sequence MAFGPRASAWWAAPGKNEVRPGLSPCIVRRPSALLHHSPRSPRASADSRTREHKRQPMFSAPALAPSISSKKKRGNMKLEFTEKNYNNFVLQNLNKQRKRKEYWDMALNVDDRVFFAHRNVLAAVSPLVKSLVSSNDMKTTDELFITIDSHYLSPTSVEQLMDYFYSGRVVVSEQNVEELLRGAQYFNIPRLRVHCTDFLLKSIKRNNSLRYLFLAELFELKEVSDCAYAAIRDNFYYWASHEGSAHLLQCPPVIFGRLLRDENLHVQNEDQALGSLLHWVHARKEEREKYFKKFFSYINLNGVSNKTLLLASNKVGALENCSAPLASIENILLDRKQEKQGRLLNFQRKGALLDAVVILGGQKAQGKFNDAVFAYILEEDVWLKLTEMPYRAAALSAASLGKYIYISGGTTEQISGLKTAWRYDMDENSWTKLPDLPLGLVFHTMVTCGGTVYSVGGSVAPRRYISNIYRYDERKESWNLAGKMSIPMDGTAVITKGNRNMYIVTGRCLVKGFISRVGVVDCFDTSTGEVVQCITFPIEFNHRPLLSFQQDNILKVHSHRQSVEINLQKIKASKTANCVPLLPNNCPLDVSHAVCPIGDNKVFVCGGVISMNDTHNKDYTINKNAYLLDQKAGEWKTITSPPEALDCPACCLVKLPCKILRRIDNI, from the coding sequence ATGGCCTTTGGTCCCCGCGCCTCCGCCTGGTGGGCAGCACCAGGTAAGAATGAGGTGAGGCCCGGGCTGAGCCCCTGCATTGTGCGGCGCCCCTCCGCTCTGTTACATCACTCTCCACGCAGCCCTCGCGCGTCAGCGGACAGCCGGACCCGGGAGCACAAGCGCCAGCCTATGTTTTCAGCACCCGCTCTCGCACCTTCTATTTCATCGAAAAAAAAGAGAGGCAACATGAAACTGGAGTTCACGGAAAAAAACTACAACAACTTCGTCCTCCAGAACCTCAACAagcagagaaagaggaaggagtaCTGGGACATGGCCCTGAACGTGGACGACCGCGTCTTCTTCGCCCACCGCAACGTGCTGGCCGCGGTGTCGCCCCTGGTGAAGAGCCTCGTCTCCAGCAACGACATGAAGACCACCGACGAGCTCTTCATCACCATCGACTCCCACTACCTGAGCCCGACCTCGGTGGAGCAGCTCATGGACTACTTCTACAGCGGCCGGGTGGTGGTCTCGGAGCAGAACGTGGAGGAGCTGCTGAGGGGCGCCCAGTACTTCAACATCCCCCGCCTGAGGGTCCACTGCACCGACTTTCTGCTCAAGTCCATCAAGAGGAACAACTCCCTCCGCTACCTGTTCCTGGCCGAGCTCTTCGAGCTGAAGGAGGTGTCGGACTGCGCCTACGCGGCCATCAGGGACAACTTCTACTACTGGGCCAGCCACGAAGGCTCGGCCCACTTGCTGCAGTGCCCCCCGGTCATCTTCGGCCGCCTGCTCCGGGACGAGAACCTGCACGTGCAGAACGAGGACCAGGCCCTGGGCTCGCTGCTCCACTGGGTGCATGCCAGGAAGGAGGAGCGGGAGAAATACTTCAAGAAGTTCTTCTCCTACATCAACCTCAACGGGGTGTCCAACAAGACCCTCCTCTTGGCCAGCAACAAAGTGGGGGCCCTGGAGAACTGCAGCGCCCCGCTGGCCTCGATAGAGAACATCTTGCTGGATCGCAAGCAGGAGAAGCAGGGCCGGCTGCTGAACTTCCAGAGGAAGGGGGCCCTGCTGGACGCGGTGGTGATCCTGGGGGGCCAGAAAGCCCAGGGGAAGTTCAACGATGCCGTCTTTGCCTACATCCTCGAGGAGGACGTGTGGCTGAAGCTCACTGAGATGCCCTACAGAGCCGCAGCCCTCAGTGCCGCCTCCTTGGGCAAGTACATCTACATTTCTGGAGGGACCACCGAGCAGATCTCAGGCCTGAAGACCGCCTGGAGGTACGATATGGATGAGAACTCCTGGACCAAGCTGCCCGACCTGCCCCTGGGCTTGGTCTTTCACACCATGGTGACCTGCGGGGGCACCGTGTACTCCGTGGGAGGGAGCGTGGCTCCCAGGAGATACATCTCCAACATCTACAGGTACGATGAGAGGAAGGAGAGCTGGAATCTGGCCGGAAAGATGAGCATCCCGATGGACGGAACGGCTGTGATCACCAAGGGAAACAGGAACATGTACATAGTGACAGGGAGGTGCCTGGTGAAGGGATTCATCTCTCGAGTCGGGGTGGTGGACTGCTTTGACACCAGCACTGGGGAAGTGGTGCAGTGTATCACCTTCCCCATCGAGTTCAACCACAGGCCTCTCCTGTCCTTCCAGCAGGATAACATCCTGAAGGTGCACAGCCACAGGCAGAGCGTGGAAATTAACTTGCAGAAGATCAAAGCCAGCAAGACTGCCAACTGTGTGCCCCTGCTGCCCAACAACTGCCCCCTGGACGTCTCCCACGCAGTGTGCCCCATCGGGGACAACAAGGTGTTTGTATGCGGAGGTGTCATCTCTATGAATGACACCCATAATAAAGATTACACTATCAATAAAAATGCTTACCTGTTAGACCAGAAGGCGGGGGAATGGAAGACTATCACTTCACCACCCGAGGCCCTGGACTGTCCAGCATGCTGTTTGGTCAAACTGCCTTGCAAGATTCTTCGAAGGATTGACaatatttaa